From Streptomyces sp. NBC_00690, a single genomic window includes:
- a CDS encoding sensor histidine kinase → MQGRYKRDGSAAAEPEPQGGTDRGSSPQHTQNQTPTAPGEGGTSARPGASVPDGPEAPKALPKAKGPNDTGSRLALRNWRISTRLVSLLTLPVVAATTLGGLRINESMERMEQLEHMQLLTNMTQEATRLAVALQDERDLTAGPLSNGVPETNFKVTSERLETDRARAAFLETTLDISNNGDREAIDGIRQNANIIVTQIKDLTRIRENAYAPDTSVALTVQRYHRLIQSLLSLSQDMAQATSNPEMIQRTRALAAFSSAKEYASIQRAIIASALPGGNDSKKVKLDEDDREYGLTAFENGDDELQEFQGIYDTYGGDASELTDALDNGNPIIAASEQYASQVFSKERGIHEQTARSYLDWTDDYTVRIDAMNTIEATLLGEMEAKARQLREESQQEAIINGALILFVLGVSLVGAFVVARSMIRSLRRLQDTATKVAQERLPELVKHLSESDPQDVDTSVESVGVHSRDEIGKVAAAFDDVHREAVRLAAEQALLRGNVNAMFTNLSRRSQGLIQRQLSLISELESREADPDQLSSLFKLDHLATRMRRNGENLLVLAGEEPGRRWTRPVPLVDVLRAAASEVEQYERIELASVPTTEVAGRVVNDLVHLLAELLENATSFSSPQTKVRVTGHALPDGRVLVEIHDTGIGLSPEDLAAINERLASPPTVDVSVSRRMGLFVVGRLSLRHGIRIQLRPSDSGGTTALVMLPVDVAQGGRKVPLAPGAVQGAPPIIPPGLGGPVTTGNNGRPGISGPGGSGPGASGGSPQGAPGGLLGAGAPPRGQVGAGAGSSPAQRAALPSRDGGPSRQSSGLAGAFGGAASVRNARSTGAPGEQPRPGQQDGDRGRQLPPSGGPRPELPGSSPQRPQTTSWGTDQMPGGPKGRGEGPRGHADNEAAPGPATAEFARPDFNDQQAEFPAGLPQRGPVASGPSAPSGQFVRPDVFGPPANASGGASAPAGPTGSSAGQFTPPGSPVGGPQNAASTEQFARPDFGAPTPQDPTSTGQFPRPDFGAPTPQDPTSTGQFPRPDFGAPTPQDPTSTGQFARPDFGAPTPQDPTSTGQFPRPDFGAPQPPLPGQAPVPPGFDAHPGLPAQHALAPQPQPEALPPAGPGDGRTPLFDTLETDWFHTQGRAQNGLPDQPVDPPAPGVSRNTAEHSVPSMPQRPTAGRPASQGAHSNGWRPSPNDELVRQAERLKKPTAGGVTTSGLPRRVPRANLVAGTAQEQSTQSGPQVSRAPDDVRGRLTNLRRGIQQGRQQNTSTTGSFNLGPTHPQER, encoded by the coding sequence GTGCAGGGACGTTACAAGAGGGATGGCAGCGCTGCGGCCGAACCGGAGCCGCAGGGCGGGACCGACCGCGGCTCCTCGCCCCAGCACACCCAGAACCAGACTCCGACAGCGCCGGGCGAAGGCGGCACTTCCGCACGCCCCGGCGCGTCTGTCCCGGACGGCCCCGAAGCGCCCAAGGCCCTGCCCAAGGCGAAGGGTCCCAACGACACCGGCTCGCGCCTTGCGCTGCGCAACTGGCGCATCAGCACCCGTCTCGTCTCCCTCCTGACGCTCCCCGTCGTCGCCGCGACCACCCTGGGCGGTCTGCGGATCAACGAGTCCATGGAACGCATGGAGCAGCTGGAACACATGCAGCTGCTCACCAACATGACCCAGGAAGCGACCAGGTTGGCGGTAGCCCTCCAGGACGAGCGCGACCTGACGGCCGGCCCCCTCTCCAACGGGGTGCCCGAAACCAACTTCAAGGTCACCAGTGAGCGCCTGGAGACGGACCGGGCGCGGGCGGCGTTCCTGGAAACCACCCTGGACATCTCCAACAACGGTGACCGCGAAGCCATCGACGGCATCCGGCAGAACGCGAACATCATCGTCACCCAGATCAAGGACCTCACGAGGATCCGGGAGAACGCCTACGCGCCCGACACGTCCGTGGCGCTGACGGTCCAGAGGTACCACCGGCTGATCCAGTCCCTGCTGAGCCTCTCCCAGGACATGGCCCAGGCGACAAGTAACCCGGAGATGATCCAGCGTACGCGTGCGCTGGCGGCCTTCTCCTCCGCCAAGGAGTACGCCTCGATACAGCGCGCGATCATCGCGTCGGCGCTGCCCGGCGGCAACGACAGCAAGAAGGTCAAGCTCGACGAGGACGACCGCGAGTACGGACTCACCGCCTTCGAGAACGGCGACGACGAACTCCAAGAGTTCCAGGGGATCTACGACACGTACGGCGGTGACGCCTCCGAGTTGACGGACGCGCTGGACAACGGCAACCCGATCATCGCGGCCTCCGAGCAGTACGCATCCCAGGTGTTCTCGAAGGAACGGGGCATCCACGAGCAGACGGCGCGCTCGTACCTGGACTGGACGGACGACTACACCGTCCGCATCGACGCGATGAACACCATCGAGGCGACGCTGCTCGGCGAGATGGAGGCCAAGGCCCGTCAGCTGCGCGAGGAGTCACAGCAGGAAGCCATCATCAACGGTGCGCTGATCCTGTTCGTCCTCGGCGTCTCGCTCGTCGGCGCGTTCGTGGTGGCCCGCTCCATGATCCGTTCGCTGCGCAGGCTCCAGGACACCGCTACCAAGGTGGCCCAGGAACGCCTGCCCGAGCTGGTCAAGCACCTCTCGGAGTCGGACCCGCAGGACGTCGACACCTCCGTCGAGTCGGTCGGTGTGCACTCCAGGGACGAGATCGGCAAGGTCGCCGCGGCCTTCGACGACGTGCACCGCGAGGCGGTTCGACTCGCCGCAGAGCAGGCGCTGCTGCGAGGCAACGTCAACGCGATGTTCACCAACCTGTCCCGCCGTTCACAGGGACTCATCCAGCGTCAGCTCTCGCTCATCTCCGAGTTGGAGTCCCGCGAGGCCGACCCGGACCAGCTGTCGTCGCTGTTCAAGCTGGACCACCTGGCGACCCGTATGCGCCGGAACGGTGAGAACCTCCTCGTCCTCGCGGGCGAGGAGCCGGGCCGTCGCTGGACGCGGCCGGTCCCCCTCGTCGACGTGCTGCGTGCCGCCGCGTCGGAGGTGGAGCAGTACGAGCGCATCGAGTTGGCCTCCGTGCCGACCACCGAGGTCGCCGGCCGGGTCGTCAACGACCTCGTGCACCTGCTCGCCGAGCTGCTGGAGAACGCCACGTCGTTCTCCTCGCCCCAGACCAAGGTCCGGGTCACCGGTCACGCACTGCCCGATGGACGGGTGCTGGTCGAGATCCACGACACCGGCATCGGCCTCTCCCCCGAGGACCTCGCCGCAATCAACGAGCGGCTGGCGTCGCCGCCCACCGTGGACGTCTCGGTCTCCCGTCGCATGGGCCTCTTCGTGGTCGGTCGACTCTCCCTTCGCCACGGCATCCGCATCCAGCTGCGTCCCTCCGACTCCGGGGGTACGACCGCGCTGGTCATGCTCCCCGTCGACGTTGCTCAGGGCGGCCGGAAGGTCCCCCTCGCACCCGGTGCGGTGCAGGGCGCGCCGCCGATCATTCCGCCCGGTCTGGGCGGCCCCGTCACGACGGGGAACAATGGACGCCCCGGGATCAGCGGTCCCGGTGGCAGTGGTCCCGGAGCATCCGGCGGCAGCCCGCAGGGGGCACCCGGTGGACTTCTCGGTGCCGGGGCACCGCCGCGCGGGCAGGTCGGCGCGGGTGCGGGCAGCAGCCCGGCGCAGCGTGCCGCTCTCCCCAGCCGCGATGGTGGTCCCAGCCGTCAGAGCAGCGGTCTGGCCGGTGCGTTCGGCGGCGCGGCAAGTGTGCGCAACGCCCGCTCCACCGGTGCGCCGGGCGAGCAGCCGCGCCCGGGTCAGCAGGACGGCGACCGCGGACGGCAGCTGCCGCCTTCGGGCGGGCCGCGGCCGGAGCTGCCGGGTTCGAGCCCGCAGCGTCCGCAGACCACGAGTTGGGGCACCGACCAGATGCCCGGCGGCCCCAAGGGCCGTGGTGAGGGTCCGCGCGGCCATGCGGACAACGAGGCGGCGCCCGGCCCGGCGACGGCGGAGTTCGCGCGTCCCGACTTCAACGACCAGCAGGCCGAGTTCCCCGCGGGTCTGCCCCAGCGCGGGCCGGTGGCCTCCGGGCCGAGCGCGCCGTCCGGACAGTTCGTCCGCCCGGATGTCTTCGGTCCGCCGGCGAATGCGAGTGGTGGTGCTTCCGCACCTGCCGGACCGACGGGATCGTCCGCGGGGCAGTTCACTCCGCCCGGGAGCCCTGTCGGTGGGCCGCAGAATGCGGCGTCCACGGAACAGTTCGCCCGCCCCGACTTCGGCGCACCCACACCCCAGGACCCCACCTCCACCGGGCAATTCCCCCGCCCCGACTTCGGCGCACCCACACCCCAGGACCCCACCTCCACCGGGCAATTCCCCCGCCCGGACTTCGGCGCACCCACACCCCAGGACCCCACCTCCACCGGACAGTTCGCCCGCCCCGACTTCGGCGCACCCACACCCCAGGACCCCACCTCCACCGGGCAATTCCCCCGCCCCGACTTCGGCGCACCGCAGCCGCCGCTTCCCGGCCAGGCCCCGGTGCCGCCGGGATTCGACGCGCACCCGGGTCTGCCCGCACAGCACGCCCTAGCGCCGCAGCCCCAGCCGGAGGCCCTGCCGCCGGCCGGTCCAGGCGATGGCCGTACACCGCTGTTCGACACCCTGGAGACGGATTGGTTCCATACCCAGGGCAGGGCGCAGAACGGTCTGCCGGACCAGCCGGTGGACCCCCCGGCGCCGGGAGTCTCGCGCAACACCGCCGAGCACTCCGTGCCGTCGATGCCGCAGCGCCCGACCGCGGGTCGCCCCGCGAGCCAGGGCGCGCACAGCAACGGTTGGCGCCCCTCCCCCAATGACGAGTTGGTGCGCCAGGCCGAGCGGCTCAAGAAGCCGACCGCGGGCGGCGTCACCACCTCAGGTCTCCCTCGTCGTGTCCCGCGGGCGAATCTGGTCGCGGGTACGGCACAGGAGCAGAGCACCCAGAGCGGTCCGCAGGTTTCGCGTGCGCCGGACGATGTGCGCGGCCGGCTGACCAACCTTCGCCGAGGCATTCAGCAAGGTCGTCAACAGAACACTTCGACGACCGGTAGCTTCAACCTCGGCCCCACTCACCCGCAGGAGCGTTAG
- a CDS encoding fumarylacetoacetate hydrolase family protein: MRIARFSIDGNVAFGAVEGDGPEELVLDIIKGIPFADFELSGTKVPLSKVRLLPPVLPNKVVAFGRNYADHAAELGHELPPAPFAFFKPSTSVIGSGDAIAYPSFSEEVHYEAELAVVIGRMCREVPPERVQDVILGYTCANDVTARDVQKREAQWARAKGFDTSCPLGPWVETGISLEEAGDLTVQCTVNGEQRQLGSTRQMIHSITDLIVNITEAMTLLPGDVILTGTPAGVGPLGIGDEVAVTIQGIGTLTNKVIKRG; the protein is encoded by the coding sequence GTGCGCATCGCCAGATTCTCCATCGACGGCAATGTCGCCTTCGGCGCGGTCGAGGGTGACGGTCCCGAGGAACTCGTCCTCGACATCATCAAGGGCATCCCGTTCGCGGACTTCGAGCTCTCGGGCACCAAGGTCCCGCTCAGCAAGGTGCGGCTGTTGCCGCCGGTGCTGCCGAACAAGGTCGTCGCCTTCGGCCGCAACTACGCGGACCACGCGGCTGAGCTCGGACACGAGCTCCCGCCGGCCCCCTTCGCCTTCTTCAAGCCGTCCACCTCGGTGATCGGTTCCGGCGACGCCATCGCGTACCCCTCGTTCTCCGAGGAAGTCCACTACGAGGCCGAACTCGCGGTCGTCATCGGCCGCATGTGCCGTGAAGTGCCGCCCGAGCGCGTCCAGGACGTCATCCTCGGCTACACCTGTGCCAATGACGTCACCGCACGCGACGTCCAAAAGCGCGAGGCCCAGTGGGCCAGGGCCAAGGGCTTCGACACCTCGTGCCCGCTCGGGCCGTGGGTGGAGACGGGCATCAGCCTGGAAGAAGCGGGCGACTTGACGGTCCAGTGCACCGTCAACGGCGAACAACGTCAGCTCGGCAGCACCCGACAGATGATCCACTCCATTACGGATCTGATCGTCAACATCACCGAGGCCATGACCCTGCTCCCGGGTGACGTGATCCTCACCGGCACCCCGGCCGGGGTCGGCCCCCTCGGCATCGGCGACGAGGTCGCCGTCACCATCCAAGGCATCGGCACTCTCACCAACAAGGTGATCAAGCGTGGCTAA
- the gltX gene encoding glutamate--tRNA ligase yields MANANVRVRFCPSPTGNPHVGLVRTALFNWAFARHNGGTMVFRIEDTDAARDSEESYQQLLDSMRWLGLDWDEGPEVGGPHAPYRQSQRMDIYQGIAQRLLDGGYAYHCYCTTEELDARREAARAAGRPSGYDGHCRALSAEQIAAYQAEGRPAIVRFRMPDEPIVFTDLVRGELTFTPDNVPDYGIVRANGAPLYTLVNPVDDALMEITHVLRGEDLLSSTPRQIALYKALIELGVAQQIPAFGHLPYVMGEGNKKLSKRDPQASLNLYRERGFLPEGLLNYLSLLGWSFSADQDIFSIAELIERFDIADVNANPARFDLKKAEAINADHIRLLDVKAFTEACAPWLEAPYATWAPEQFDRAAWEAIAPYAQTRLTVLSDITVNVDFLFLAEPAEDEASWTKAMKEGSDALLRTAREKLESADWTSAESLKEAVLAAGEAHGLKLGKAQAPVRVAVTGRTVGLPLFESLEILGREKTLSRIDAALAKLTA; encoded by the coding sequence GTGGCTAACGCGAACGTCCGCGTACGTTTTTGTCCTTCGCCGACCGGAAACCCCCATGTGGGTCTGGTCCGCACCGCCCTGTTCAACTGGGCCTTCGCCCGGCACAACGGCGGCACCATGGTCTTCCGCATCGAGGACACCGACGCCGCACGCGACTCGGAGGAGTCGTACCAGCAACTGCTGGACTCGATGCGCTGGCTCGGCCTCGACTGGGACGAGGGCCCCGAGGTCGGCGGCCCCCACGCCCCCTACCGGCAGTCGCAGCGCATGGACATCTACCAGGGGATCGCGCAGCGCCTCCTCGACGGTGGGTACGCCTACCACTGCTACTGCACCACCGAGGAACTCGACGCACGCCGCGAGGCGGCACGGGCTGCCGGCCGCCCCTCCGGCTACGACGGCCACTGCCGCGCGCTGAGCGCCGAGCAGATCGCGGCCTACCAGGCCGAGGGCCGCCCGGCCATCGTCCGCTTCCGGATGCCCGACGAGCCCATCGTCTTCACCGACCTGGTGCGCGGCGAGCTGACCTTCACCCCGGACAACGTGCCGGACTACGGCATCGTCCGGGCCAACGGCGCTCCGCTGTACACCCTGGTCAACCCGGTCGACGACGCGCTCATGGAGATCACGCACGTACTGCGTGGCGAAGACCTCCTCTCTTCCACACCACGGCAGATCGCGCTCTACAAGGCACTGATCGAGTTGGGCGTCGCCCAGCAGATCCCGGCCTTCGGCCACCTCCCGTACGTGATGGGCGAGGGCAACAAGAAGCTGTCCAAGCGCGACCCGCAGGCTTCCCTCAACCTCTACCGGGAGCGCGGTTTCCTCCCCGAGGGACTGCTGAACTACCTGTCGCTGCTCGGTTGGTCCTTCTCGGCCGACCAGGACATCTTCTCGATCGCCGAACTGATCGAACGGTTCGACATCGCCGACGTCAACGCCAACCCGGCGCGCTTCGACCTCAAGAAGGCCGAGGCGATCAACGCCGACCACATCCGTCTGCTCGATGTGAAGGCGTTCACCGAGGCGTGCGCTCCCTGGCTTGAGGCCCCGTACGCCACCTGGGCCCCCGAGCAGTTCGACCGCGCGGCCTGGGAGGCAATCGCCCCCTACGCCCAGACCCGCCTCACGGTCCTCTCTGACATCACGGTCAACGTCGACTTCCTCTTCCTGGCCGAGCCCGCCGAGGACGAGGCTTCCTGGACGAAGGCGATGAAGGAGGGCTCCGACGCCCTACTGCGCACCGCCCGGGAGAAGCTGGAGTCCGCCGACTGGACGAGCGCCGAATCGCTGAAGGAAGCGGTCCTGGCCGCCGGTGAGGCCCACGGCCTCAAACTCGGCAAGGCGCAGGCGCCGGTACGGGTCGCCGTCACCGGTCGCACGGTCGGCCTGCCGCTCTTCGAGTCCCTGGAGATCCTGGGCCGGGAGAAGACCCTGTCCCGGATCGACGCGGCACTGGCGAAGCTCACGGCCTGA
- a CDS encoding HAD family hydrolase yields the protein MTIRAVLWDVDDTIFNYYDADRLGIMQHLRSEGLDAGYDSADQALLRWREVTAVHWARFSAGEVDWQQHRRDRVRMFTGLAGLSDPEADAWFERYIAHYEAAWTLFPDVVPVLDLLTGYRHGILSNSALAVQDHKLRVLGVRERFETVICAAELGYSKPAARAFHTACEAMELPAHEVLYVGDEPDIDARGASEAGLPAVWLDRTGVGGRPELVRITALDQLPALLQGDTRFGAPLSFG from the coding sequence ATGACGATCCGCGCCGTCCTGTGGGACGTAGACGACACGATCTTCAACTACTACGACGCCGATCGCCTGGGGATCATGCAGCACCTCCGTTCGGAGGGCCTGGACGCCGGATACGACTCCGCCGACCAGGCCCTCCTGCGTTGGCGGGAGGTCACCGCCGTGCACTGGGCGCGCTTCTCGGCCGGGGAGGTCGACTGGCAGCAGCACCGGCGCGACCGCGTGCGGATGTTCACCGGCCTGGCCGGGCTGTCGGATCCCGAGGCGGACGCTTGGTTCGAGCGCTACATCGCCCACTACGAGGCCGCCTGGACCCTCTTTCCCGATGTGGTTCCGGTGCTGGACCTCCTCACGGGGTACCGGCACGGGATCCTGTCCAACTCGGCGCTCGCCGTTCAGGACCACAAACTGCGGGTGCTGGGGGTGCGCGAACGCTTCGAGACGGTGATCTGCGCGGCCGAACTCGGCTACAGCAAGCCGGCTGCCAGAGCCTTCCACACTGCCTGCGAGGCCATGGAGCTGCCGGCCCACGAGGTCTTGTACGTGGGGGACGAGCCGGACATCGACGCCCGCGGAGCGAGTGAGGCGGGGCTCCCCGCGGTCTGGCTGGACCGCACGGGTGTCGGTGGCCGGCCCGAACTCGTCCGGATCACCGCTCTCGACCAGCTTCCCGCCCTGTTGCAGGGCGATACCCGTTTTGGAGCGCCGCTCTCCTTCGGGTAA
- the ndgR gene encoding IclR family transcriptional regulator NdgR translates to MDNSSGVGVLDKAALVLSALESGPATLAGLVAATGLARPTAHRLAVALEHHRMVARDMQGRFILGPRLSELAAAAGEDRLLATAGPVLTHLRDVTGESAQLYRRQGDMRICVAAAERLSGLRDTVPVGSTLTMKAGSSAQILMAWEEPERLHRGLQGARFTATALSGVRRRGWAQSIGEREPGVASVSAPVRGPSNRVVAAVSVSGPIERLTRHPGRMHAQAVIDSAARLSEALRRTN, encoded by the coding sequence ATGGACAACTCTAGCGGCGTCGGCGTTCTCGACAAGGCGGCTCTGGTACTGAGCGCACTGGAGTCCGGTCCGGCCACCCTCGCCGGGCTGGTCGCGGCGACCGGGCTCGCCCGACCCACGGCCCATCGACTGGCCGTGGCACTGGAACACCACCGGATGGTGGCGAGGGACATGCAGGGCCGGTTCATCCTGGGGCCGCGGCTCTCGGAGCTGGCCGCCGCGGCCGGTGAGGACCGTTTGCTGGCCACCGCCGGTCCGGTCCTGACCCATCTGCGCGATGTGACCGGTGAGAGCGCACAGCTGTATCGCCGCCAGGGAGATATGCGGATCTGTGTGGCCGCGGCCGAGCGGCTGTCCGGATTGCGGGACACGGTCCCGGTCGGATCCACACTGACGATGAAGGCAGGCTCGTCCGCCCAGATCCTGATGGCCTGGGAGGAGCCCGAGCGGCTGCACCGCGGTCTCCAGGGCGCACGCTTCACGGCGACGGCGCTCTCGGGCGTACGGCGCCGGGGCTGGGCCCAGTCGATCGGCGAGCGCGAGCCCGGGGTGGCATCGGTCTCCGCTCCGGTGCGCGGCCCCTCCAATCGCGTCGTCGCCGCGGTGTCGGTCTCAGGACCCATCGAGCGGCTGACCCGGCACCCCGGCCGGATGCACGCACAGGCGGTCATCGACTCGGCCGCCCGGCTGAGCGAGGCCCTGCGCCGCACCAACTGA
- the leuC gene encoding 3-isopropylmalate dehydratase large subunit: protein MGRTLAEKVWDDHVVRRAEGEPDLLYIDLHLLHEVTSPQAFDGLRLGNRRVRRLDLTIATEDHNTPTLDIDKPIADPVSRAQLETLRKNCADFGVRLHPLGDVEQGVVHVVGPQLGLTQPGTTVVCGDSHTSTHGAFGALAFGIGTSQVEHVLATQTLPLARPKTMAITVEGELPEEVTAKDLILAIIARIGTGGGQGYILEYRGSAIEKLSMEARMTICNMSIEAGARAGMIAPDETTFEYLRGRDHAPEGADWDAAVEYWKTLRTDDDAAFDAEVVIDATELAPFVTWGTNPGQGAPLSSNVPDPASYEDASERHAAERALEYMGLSAGQPLRQIKVDTVFVGSCTNGRIEDLRSAASILDGRKVADGVRMLVVPGSVRVALQAVEEGLDKVFTQSGAEWRHAGCSMCLGMNPDQLAPGERSASTSNRNFEGRQGKGGRTHLVSPQVAAATAVLGHLASPADLSDQADAAVTAGV, encoded by the coding sequence ATGGGTAGGACACTCGCGGAGAAGGTTTGGGACGACCACGTCGTCCGGCGCGCTGAGGGCGAGCCCGACCTGCTCTACATCGATCTGCATCTGCTGCACGAGGTGACCAGCCCCCAAGCCTTCGACGGACTCCGTCTGGGCAATCGGCGCGTGCGTCGCCTCGACCTCACCATCGCCACCGAAGACCACAACACACCGACGCTCGACATCGACAAGCCCATTGCCGACCCCGTCTCCCGAGCCCAGTTGGAGACGCTGCGGAAGAACTGCGCCGATTTCGGTGTGCGACTGCACCCGCTGGGCGACGTCGAGCAGGGTGTCGTCCATGTCGTGGGACCCCAGCTGGGACTGACCCAGCCCGGTACCACCGTGGTGTGCGGTGACTCCCACACCTCCACGCACGGTGCGTTCGGTGCCCTCGCCTTCGGTATCGGCACCTCGCAGGTCGAGCATGTACTGGCTACCCAGACGCTGCCGCTGGCCCGCCCCAAGACCATGGCCATCACCGTCGAGGGCGAACTGCCCGAGGAGGTGACCGCCAAGGACCTCATCCTCGCGATCATCGCCCGGATCGGTACCGGCGGCGGTCAGGGCTACATCCTGGAGTACCGCGGCTCGGCCATCGAGAAGCTTTCGATGGAAGCGCGGATGACCATCTGCAACATGTCGATCGAGGCGGGCGCCCGCGCCGGCATGATCGCACCGGATGAGACCACCTTCGAGTACCTGCGCGGCCGTGACCACGCCCCCGAAGGCGCCGACTGGGACGCTGCGGTCGAGTACTGGAAGACGCTGCGCACCGACGACGACGCGGCCTTCGACGCCGAGGTCGTCATCGACGCCACCGAACTGGCTCCCTTCGTCACCTGGGGTACCAACCCGGGGCAGGGCGCGCCGCTGTCCTCCAACGTCCCCGATCCTGCTTCGTACGAGGACGCTTCGGAGCGGCATGCAGCTGAAAGGGCCCTGGAGTACATGGGGTTGAGCGCCGGCCAGCCGCTGCGCCAGATCAAGGTCGACACCGTCTTCGTAGGCTCCTGCACCAACGGTCGCATCGAGGACCTGCGCTCCGCCGCGTCCATCCTGGACGGGCGCAAAGTCGCCGACGGGGTACGGATGCTGGTGGTGCCCGGCTCGGTGCGCGTGGCGCTCCAGGCGGTCGAGGAGGGGTTGGACAAGGTCTTCACCCAGTCCGGCGCTGAGTGGCGGCACGCGGGATGCTCGATGTGTCTGGGCATGAACCCCGACCAACTGGCCCCTGGCGAGCGCTCCGCATCCACCTCGAACCGCAACTTCGAGGGGCGGCAGGGCAAGGGCGGACGTACCCATCTCGTTTCGCCGCAGGTTGCCGCCGCCACCGCGGTACTGGGCCATCTGGCCTCTCCGGCCGATCTGTCCGACCAGGCTGATGCAGCCGTCACCGCGGGAGTCTGA
- the leuD gene encoding 3-isopropylmalate dehydratase small subunit, protein MEAFTAHTGRAVPLRRSNVDTDQIIPAHWLKKVTRDGFEDGLFEAWRKDDSFVLNLPERQGASVLVAGPDFGTGSSREHAVWALQNFGFKTVISSRFADIFRGNSLKNGLLTVVLPQETVERLWELTEADPNVDITVDLEAREVRAEGITAAFELDENARWRLLNGLDDISLTLQNEADIAAYESTRPAFKPRTLQV, encoded by the coding sequence ATGGAAGCATTCACCGCACACACCGGCCGCGCCGTCCCGCTGCGCCGCAGCAATGTGGACACCGACCAGATCATCCCCGCCCACTGGCTGAAGAAGGTCACCCGGGACGGTTTCGAGGACGGACTCTTCGAGGCGTGGCGCAAGGACGACTCCTTCGTCCTCAACCTGCCCGAGCGGCAGGGTGCATCGGTCCTGGTCGCAGGGCCCGACTTCGGTACCGGATCCTCGCGTGAGCACGCCGTCTGGGCACTCCAGAACTTCGGCTTCAAGACGGTCATCTCCTCCCGGTTCGCCGATATCTTCCGCGGCAACTCCCTCAAGAACGGTCTGCTGACCGTCGTTCTGCCGCAGGAGACCGTCGAGCGGCTCTGGGAGCTCACCGAAGCCGATCCCAACGTCGACATCACGGTTGACCTGGAGGCGCGCGAGGTGCGGGCCGAGGGCATCACGGCTGCTTTCGAACTCGACGAGAATGCACGCTGGCGGCTGCTGAACGGGCTGGATGACATCAGCCTCACCCTTCAGAACGAAGCGGACATCGCGGCTTACGAGTCCACTCGCCCCGCCTTCAAACCACGCACTCTACAGGTCTGA
- a CDS encoding HU family DNA-binding protein, whose protein sequence is MNKAQLVETIADKLGGRQQAADAVDAVLDAIVRAVVGGDRVSVTGFGSFEKVDRPARYARNPQTGERVRVKKTSVPRFRAGQGFKDLVSGSKKLPRGGEVSVKKAPKGSLSGGASTRTTTKAAAKKATAKKTAAKKATTARKTVATKATAAKKTVAKKATTAKKAAAKKAPAKAAAKKATAKKTAPAKKATAKKAPAKKATARSTAAKKTATARKR, encoded by the coding sequence GTGAACAAGGCGCAGCTCGTAGAAACGATTGCCGACAAGCTCGGCGGCCGTCAGCAGGCCGCAGACGCTGTCGACGCGGTGCTTGACGCGATCGTCCGCGCGGTTGTCGGCGGAGACCGGGTATCGGTCACCGGCTTCGGATCGTTCGAGAAGGTCGACCGTCCCGCCCGCTACGCCCGCAACCCCCAGACGGGTGAGCGGGTCCGGGTCAAGAAGACCTCCGTACCCCGCTTCCGTGCGGGCCAGGGCTTCAAGGACCTGGTCAGCGGCTCGAAGAAGCTGCCGCGCGGTGGTGAGGTCTCGGTCAAGAAGGCGCCCAAGGGCAGCCTGTCGGGCGGTGCTTCCACCCGGACGACCACCAAGGCCGCGGCCAAGAAGGCCACCGCCAAGAAGACCGCCGCGAAGAAGGCCACGACCGCCCGCAAGACGGTCGCGACAAAGGCCACCGCGGCGAAGAAGACGGTCGCGAAGAAGGCGACCACGGCCAAGAAGGCCGCGGCCAAGAAGGCGCCCGCCAAGGCCGCCGCCAAGAAGGCCACGGCCAAGAAGACCGCCCCGGCGAAGAAGGCCACCGCCAAGAAGGCGCCCGCCAAGAAGGCCACGGCACGCAGCACCGCCGCCAAGAAGACGGCCACTGCCAGGAAGAGGTAG